One segment of uncultured Fibrobacter sp. DNA contains the following:
- the nusA gene encoding transcription termination factor NusA yields MKNEPKVNLLEVLKGVVDAKNMDDTVVIGALKQALIQAARKYLHIEKKIEVDIDTESNEVHVMLRVEVVDDFPDYDPNMTAEEVEAMDEGYMLVPEAQEFNEAAQAGDLLEIEIPVTAFGRQAIQTAKQLLTQHIRDAERQKIMDTYRGRIGTMVSGEVLRLEGRNVIVSLGKQTEAVLPPREQISRERLAQGASIKAVIARVEESSKNGAQVVLSRASGDFLKELFRQEVPEIYEGTVEIKGVAREPGLRAKIAVYSRDEHVDPVGACVGMKGARVQTIVRELGNERIDIVHWNPDIDVFIQRSLAPANIVKMSEVPGTRRVVVVINDENLAQAIGKNGQNVKLASQLVERDLDVFGEKEWSEKDEEAKALVMTPRPNEVNRYAQMKADNLFAKGEAAAEPEEVPAAEAVESPAVESAENEQANTEE; encoded by the coding sequence ATGAAGAACGAACCGAAAGTCAATTTACTCGAAGTCTTGAAGGGCGTGGTCGATGCGAAGAACATGGATGATACCGTCGTCATCGGCGCCTTGAAGCAGGCCTTGATCCAGGCTGCCAGGAAGTACCTCCATATCGAGAAGAAGATTGAAGTGGACATCGACACCGAGTCGAACGAAGTCCACGTGATGCTCCGCGTCGAAGTCGTGGATGACTTCCCGGATTACGATCCGAACATGACCGCCGAAGAAGTCGAGGCTATGGACGAAGGCTACATGCTCGTCCCGGAAGCCCAGGAATTCAACGAAGCCGCCCAGGCGGGCGACTTGCTGGAAATCGAAATCCCGGTGACGGCTTTCGGTCGCCAGGCTATCCAGACTGCCAAGCAGCTTTTGACCCAGCACATCCGCGATGCAGAACGCCAGAAGATCATGGACACCTACCGTGGCCGTATTGGCACGATGGTGAGCGGCGAAGTGCTGCGTCTCGAAGGCCGCAACGTTATCGTTTCTCTCGGCAAGCAGACCGAAGCCGTGCTGCCGCCGCGTGAACAGATCAGCCGTGAACGTCTCGCCCAGGGTGCTTCCATCAAGGCGGTCATCGCCCGCGTCGAAGAATCCAGCAAGAACGGCGCACAGGTTGTTCTTTCCCGCGCAAGTGGAGACTTCCTCAAGGAACTCTTCCGCCAGGAAGTTCCGGAAATTTACGAAGGCACTGTCGAAATCAAGGGTGTCGCCCGTGAACCGGGCCTCCGCGCAAAGATTGCTGTCTACTCCCGCGACGAGCATGTGGACCCGGTCGGTGCCTGCGTCGGCATGAAGGGCGCCCGCGTGCAGACGATTGTCCGCGAACTCGGCAACGAACGTATCGATATCGTTCACTGGAATCCGGATATCGACGTGTTCATCCAGCGTTCTCTTGCTCCGGCTAACATCGTGAAGATGAGCGAAGTCCCGGGCACGCGCCGCGTGGTGGTCGTTATCAACGACGAAAACCTCGCTCAGGCTATCGGTAAGAATGGCCAGAACGTGAAGCTCGCTTCCCAGCTTGTGGAACGCGACCTTGACGTGTTCGGCGAGAAGGAATGGTCCGAGAAGGACGAAGAGGCCAAGGCCTTGGTCATGACGCCGCGCCCCAACGAGGTGAACCGCTATGCCCAGATGAAGGCTGATAATTTGTTTGCAAAGGGTGAAGCCGCTGCCGAACCCGAAGAGGTCCCGGCCGCCGAAGCTGTTGAAAGCCCGGCTGTGGAATCCGCTGAAAACGAACAGGCCAATACAGAAGAATAA
- a CDS encoding STAS domain-containing protein — MDQLKNYREVGIFDLLSAPLNPIGAFDAEQFKKDVRALLDERSEDKFVAVDLAGLDFLYSDAYNALLLFQTELSARGGMMAMLTNNATIIDGLKKAGLDKKLKVFSFEAEMMAFSLHNQAPQEPSMITIDPEPVAEQPQVASQNTYSGAAAPAPNTSLERRTGSHRKFTKSFNAISKDEEKLAKKGMNMPFDEEKSPARTVLTIILLVVLIGGLLAYLLV; from the coding sequence ATGGACCAGTTGAAGAACTATCGTGAAGTTGGAATTTTTGATTTGTTGTCGGCGCCGCTGAACCCCATCGGCGCTTTTGACGCCGAACAATTCAAGAAAGATGTTCGCGCTTTGCTGGACGAGCGCTCCGAAGACAAGTTCGTCGCCGTCGACCTGGCTGGCCTAGATTTCTTGTATAGCGACGCCTATAATGCGTTGCTCCTTTTCCAGACGGAACTGTCCGCCCGTGGTGGCATGATGGCCATGCTCACGAACAACGCCACGATTATTGATGGGCTCAAGAAGGCTGGCCTCGACAAGAAGCTGAAGGTGTTCTCCTTCGAAGCGGAGATGATGGCCTTCTCGCTGCATAACCAGGCTCCGCAGGAACCGTCGATGATTACCATTGATCCTGAACCGGTCGCAGAACAGCCTCAGGTGGCTTCGCAGAATACCTATTCTGGTGCTGCGGCCCCGGCTCCGAACACCTCGCTGGAACGTCGCACGGGTTCGCATCGCAAGTTTACCAAGAGCTTCAATGCTATTTCCAAGGACGAAGAAAAACTTGCCAAGAAGGGGATGAACATGCCCTTCGATGAGGAAAAGTCCCCGGCACGTACGGTGCTGACGATTATCCTGCTTGTCGTCCTGATTGGCGGCCTGTTGGCCTATTTGCTCGTCTGA
- a CDS encoding NUDIX domain-containing protein yields MIEYTFAAEIAEADKPVILNSRIFKEWLQRSQEKFVVSKIHFASVDFLSKVHEPLFIKLRATATLPDGKPVHGIALVRGNAVGVLVVLKCEGKKYLLLVRQPRFAISEQASLEIPAGILDWTGDYRKVALSELEEEAQIVAEDSELIDLTRFWWGDSTDGFAASCGLLDERIRLFAIEREVTPEQLKAMDGKDQTYMDENEWIRTEVLPYEEAARQFVDGKNLIALFLYERWQRQQ; encoded by the coding sequence ATGATTGAATATACGTTTGCGGCGGAAATCGCCGAGGCCGACAAGCCTGTCATCTTGAACAGCCGGATTTTCAAGGAATGGCTGCAACGTTCCCAGGAAAAGTTTGTCGTGTCGAAAATCCATTTTGCATCGGTCGATTTTTTGAGCAAGGTCCACGAACCGTTGTTTATAAAGTTGCGTGCGACGGCGACGCTCCCCGACGGCAAGCCTGTGCATGGCATTGCCCTTGTGCGCGGGAACGCGGTGGGCGTGCTTGTGGTATTGAAGTGCGAAGGCAAGAAGTACCTGTTGCTGGTGCGGCAGCCCCGGTTCGCTATTTCGGAACAGGCATCCCTCGAAATTCCAGCCGGCATTCTCGACTGGACGGGCGATTACCGCAAGGTGGCGCTCTCGGAACTGGAAGAAGAAGCGCAGATTGTCGCCGAGGATTCCGAACTGATTGATTTGACCCGTTTTTGGTGGGGCGATTCCACGGATGGTTTCGCGGCGAGTTGCGGGCTCCTGGACGAGCGCATTCGTTTGTTTGCGATTGAACGCGAGGTGACTCCGGAACAGCTCAAGGCGATGGACGGCAAGGACCAGACGTACATGGATGAAAACGAATGGATCCGCACGGAAGTCCTCCCTTACGAGGAGGCCGCTCGCCAGTTTGTCGACGGGAAAAATTTGATTGCCCTGTTCCTTTACGAACGGTGGCAGAGACAGCAATGA
- a CDS encoding tyrosine-type recombinase/integrase: MTLRNRITDFLTYLSARRNFSPRTVSTYRKSLDKFLERLDEDSPIGALNETNIKAFVWDLKMKQKLAPASICEHLAALKSFGKYLVRSKILETNPAENVPMPKRPKRLVAVLGQKDLAPEKFPEIENPSLQQVRARILLELIYGSGLRISECQMLTWDRIDTNAKLVRVLGKGNKERIVPLTESFIDRIANYKQMQVQAGHLPTATGYVFLSDDGKPFGLRTLRNDIQHLLREIGWEGKASPHVLRHSFATHLLENGAEIMSVKEMLGHSNISTTQVYTHVNAERLRAAFKKTHPRA; the protein is encoded by the coding sequence ATGACGCTTCGAAACCGCATCACAGATTTCCTGACTTACCTTTCTGCGCGGCGAAATTTCTCGCCGCGTACAGTTTCAACATACAGAAAATCGCTCGACAAGTTTTTGGAACGGCTAGACGAGGACTCCCCCATCGGAGCGTTAAACGAAACAAACATCAAGGCTTTCGTCTGGGACCTCAAGATGAAGCAGAAACTCGCACCCGCAAGCATCTGCGAGCACCTCGCCGCACTCAAAAGTTTCGGCAAGTACCTAGTGCGTTCAAAAATTCTAGAAACAAATCCGGCAGAAAACGTTCCTATGCCCAAGCGTCCAAAGCGGCTAGTCGCCGTCCTCGGGCAAAAAGATCTTGCGCCCGAAAAGTTCCCGGAAATAGAGAACCCGTCACTCCAACAAGTGCGAGCCCGCATCCTGCTTGAACTCATCTACGGCTCTGGCCTGCGCATCTCGGAATGCCAGATGCTCACGTGGGACCGCATCGACACAAACGCAAAGCTCGTACGCGTACTCGGCAAGGGCAACAAGGAACGCATCGTACCGCTTACCGAAAGTTTCATCGACCGCATCGCAAATTACAAACAAATGCAAGTCCAGGCAGGGCACCTGCCTACAGCGACGGGCTACGTTTTTTTGAGCGACGACGGCAAGCCCTTCGGGCTACGCACGCTCCGTAACGACATCCAGCACCTGCTCCGCGAGATCGGCTGGGAGGGCAAAGCGAGCCCGCACGTGCTGCGCCACAGTTTTGCCACGCACCTGCTCGAGAACGGCGCCGAAATCATGAGCGTCAAGGAAATGCTCGGGCACTCGAACATCTCGACCACGCAAGTCTATACGCACGTGAACGCAGAACGGCTCCGCGCCGCATTCAAGAAGACGCACCCAAGAGCGTGA
- a CDS encoding M23 family metallopeptidase, whose product MILVSVGFAFGLFRKIVDALPLKMNKSAEVVETWETRCDSSGGVFAELKKGYHECVWNIGDTATKFPTPMLRYVASMRNTGASRIRWVSGSEDFLDGVLVRLEGDSMVHNYLQVVKNDSVRYWIDEATGCLFPGLCPRRPLGWAAVPISVNFDFEGQDSLLTKDVFCGEGEAPVYPVLSGVVLDVGKDSFGYFVEIDHGDNVTTRTSGLGFWSTPLSVGDSVYADVPVGRLMPQDSAMFFLTVRRNGLFMRWNDFYGYTHPVDSSSIAIFKKRIGF is encoded by the coding sequence GTGATTCTAGTGTCCGTTGGTTTTGCCTTCGGCCTGTTCCGCAAGATTGTCGATGCTCTTCCTTTGAAAATGAACAAGTCGGCCGAGGTCGTGGAAACATGGGAGACTCGTTGCGATAGTTCGGGCGGTGTATTTGCTGAACTCAAGAAGGGCTATCATGAATGCGTTTGGAATATTGGCGATACGGCAACCAAGTTCCCTACACCCATGCTGCGTTATGTTGCCTCGATGAGGAATACGGGGGCTTCCCGGATTCGTTGGGTCTCTGGTAGCGAGGATTTCTTGGATGGCGTGTTGGTGCGATTGGAAGGCGATTCCATGGTACACAATTACCTGCAGGTGGTCAAGAACGATTCCGTGCGCTACTGGATAGACGAGGCCACGGGCTGCCTTTTCCCGGGCCTGTGCCCGCGTCGCCCGCTCGGTTGGGCAGCTGTTCCTATATCGGTCAATTTCGATTTTGAAGGCCAGGATTCGCTTCTCACGAAGGATGTCTTTTGCGGTGAAGGCGAGGCTCCTGTATATCCGGTCCTTTCGGGGGTTGTGCTCGACGTGGGGAAGGATTCCTTTGGTTACTTTGTTGAAATTGACCATGGTGACAACGTGACGACGAGGACTTCTGGGCTCGGTTTCTGGTCAACGCCGCTGTCGGTGGGTGATTCCGTTTATGCCGATGTCCCTGTGGGGCGCCTGATGCCGCAGGACAGTGCCATGTTTTTCTTGACGGTTCGCCGGAACGGATTGTTTATGCGATGGAACGATTTCTACGGATATACGCATCCTGTGGATTCCTCCTCAATTGCTATATTCAAGAAACGAATCGGTTTTTGA
- the rimP gene encoding ribosome maturation factor RimP, translating into MVSQEKLNALIDEACEAQHVTLVEADMFRAGKRKTLRLYIDKPEGVSIDDCSAVSRYLSDALDQNPDLIEGAYTLEVSSPGLDRPLKSVADFLRNKGRFIRVTRSTGKPLTGKLVDADEQSLKLSLKGNAGEIDVPLAEVLVAKVDVQI; encoded by the coding sequence TTGGTAAGCCAAGAAAAGTTGAATGCTCTTATCGACGAGGCCTGCGAGGCCCAGCATGTGACGTTGGTGGAAGCCGACATGTTCCGGGCGGGCAAGCGCAAGACGCTGCGCCTGTATATCGACAAGCCCGAGGGCGTGAGCATTGACGATTGTTCTGCTGTGAGCCGCTATCTTTCCGATGCGCTCGACCAGAATCCGGATTTGATCGAGGGAGCCTACACGCTTGAGGTTTCTTCGCCGGGATTGGACCGCCCCTTGAAGTCGGTCGCAGATTTTCTCCGTAACAAGGGTCGCTTTATTCGCGTGACCCGGAGCACCGGGAAGCCCCTGACGGGCAAACTGGTGGACGCGGACGAGCAGAGCCTGAAGCTCTCGCTCAAGGGCAACGCGGGTGAAATAGACGTGCCGCTTGCCGAGGTGCTCGTCGCGAAAGTGGATGTACAAATATAA
- the infB gene encoding translation initiation factor IF-2, whose product MSEDQIKPKDWAESHGVKVDVVMKLLRDAGVAVRTHMSKVDVAEYAKIEEAAAAEKQKQDARNKNLKKPASSETAEASPVAPKKKDSSTVTTKTKLGLTAIVKKAPAKKATAAKPAAAPAAPAAKPAAAPAAPAAPAPAAKPAEAPAVKPAAPAPAPAAPAAPAPAAKPAETPAVKPAAPAPAPAAAPAAPAAKPAAAPAPKPQAAPAPVAPAPAAPAAKPAAPAAAPTMMTSNTELKQPPMKAQVFKPDAAILARIEKSRQQAQASRGGHRPNGPRGNGNAQGYTGTFGRLQNSGDNNRGDHGNRRPNQGGQGGNRPYGGNNRNSGFSSGSMQEAFNASSAGNMGSSMQNGKGGGKGQNGRHGNDKNRRGNNKDRMEQQREQQQEAVRQNVSRVMADLSKKPVKKVYHKDHSDNNTGEEKKILKTSDFITVGELAGLMDQMPARVIAKCMEMGMMVTINARLDFETIQLLADEFGYEAQMMEEYEEEVLGVEEESKENLKPRHPVVTVMGHVDHGKTSLLDWIRKTHVVSGESGGITQHIGAYEVTTSQGKVTFLDTPGHEAFSAMRARGSQVTDVIVLVVAADSMVMPQTVECIELAKREKVPMVVAITKIDLPTANPDKIRTQLAERGVEVEQWGGSTSCIEVSARTGQGMDDLLETLALEAEVLELKANPDAHARGAVVESKLDVGKGSMATILVQNGTLHVGDPFVCGIYAGRVRAMFNERGEQMKVVPPSSPCQVLGFDGTPQAGDDLIVVDDEKTAREIASKRRMAARERDLRARNTITLENKFNEKKDGKLSELNLIVKADVGGSAEALAASLEKLTNREVRVNIIRKGVGTITESDILFATTAQAIIISFHLMPSLSVREMAQKEGIEIRNYRVIYDCIEDIKNAVEGLLKPTLREELVGEAEIRQVFKVPKVGLIAGCMVTDGEVDRTSLVRVYRNGVELGSTAVQSLKRMKDDVKSVARGFECGIGLKGYDDIKEGDSLIFFKEIKVARTLEDVAREEAEEKKKAEAAAAAAKGAE is encoded by the coding sequence ATGAGCGAAGATCAGATTAAACCAAAGGACTGGGCTGAATCGCACGGCGTCAAAGTAGACGTCGTGATGAAGTTGCTCCGCGATGCCGGCGTAGCTGTGCGTACACACATGTCGAAGGTGGACGTCGCTGAATACGCAAAGATCGAGGAGGCCGCTGCTGCCGAAAAGCAGAAGCAGGATGCCCGAAACAAGAACCTGAAGAAACCTGCATCTTCCGAAACTGCGGAAGCGTCTCCTGTCGCTCCGAAGAAGAAGGATTCTTCTACGGTTACGACCAAGACGAAACTCGGCCTTACGGCGATTGTGAAGAAGGCGCCCGCGAAGAAGGCTACTGCGGCAAAACCTGCTGCCGCCCCTGCAGCCCCTGCTGCCAAACCGGCTGCGGCTCCCGCTGCCCCGGCAGCACCCGCTCCTGCAGCAAAGCCTGCTGAAGCTCCGGCTGTGAAGCCCGCCGCTCCGGCGCCGGCTCCTGCAGCTCCGGCAGCACCCGCTCCTGCAGCAAAGCCTGCCGAAACTCCGGCTGTGAAGCCTGCAGCTCCGGCACCCGCCCCCGCGGCGGCCCCGGCCGCTCCCGCAGCGAAGCCTGCGGCAGCACCCGCTCCGAAGCCCCAGGCGGCTCCTGCCCCCGTGGCTCCGGCTCCTGCCGCTCCCGCGGCAAAGCCCGCCGCTCCGGCCGCTGCTCCCACGATGATGACCTCGAATACCGAGCTCAAGCAGCCTCCGATGAAGGCTCAAGTGTTCAAACCCGATGCGGCGATTCTCGCCCGTATCGAAAAGTCTCGCCAGCAGGCGCAGGCCTCCCGCGGAGGCCACCGTCCGAACGGTCCTCGCGGCAACGGCAACGCCCAGGGCTACACGGGCACGTTTGGCCGTCTCCAGAATTCCGGCGACAACAACCGTGGAGACCACGGCAATCGCCGCCCGAACCAGGGTGGCCAAGGCGGAAACCGCCCCTACGGCGGCAACAACCGCAATAGCGGCTTCTCCAGCGGCTCCATGCAGGAAGCCTTCAATGCCTCTTCTGCCGGTAACATGGGCTCGTCCATGCAGAACGGCAAGGGTGGCGGCAAGGGTCAGAACGGTCGCCATGGCAACGACAAGAACCGTCGTGGCAACAACAAGGACCGCATGGAACAGCAGAGGGAGCAGCAGCAAGAAGCTGTACGCCAGAACGTCTCTCGCGTGATGGCCGACCTCTCCAAGAAGCCTGTCAAGAAAGTTTATCACAAGGATCACTCCGACAATAATACGGGCGAAGAAAAGAAGATTCTCAAGACTTCTGACTTCATCACCGTCGGCGAACTCGCTGGCCTCATGGACCAGATGCCGGCCCGCGTGATTGCGAAGTGCATGGAAATGGGCATGATGGTGACCATCAACGCCCGCCTCGATTTCGAAACCATCCAGCTCTTGGCCGACGAGTTTGGCTACGAAGCGCAGATGATGGAAGAATACGAAGAAGAAGTCCTCGGTGTCGAAGAGGAGTCCAAGGAAAATCTCAAGCCGCGTCATCCCGTGGTTACCGTCATGGGCCACGTTGACCACGGTAAGACTTCTCTCCTCGACTGGATCCGCAAGACTCACGTGGTGTCCGGCGAATCCGGCGGTATTACGCAGCACATTGGTGCTTACGAAGTCACGACCAGCCAGGGCAAGGTGACCTTCCTCGATACTCCGGGTCACGAGGCGTTCAGCGCCATGCGTGCTCGCGGTTCCCAGGTGACCGACGTTATCGTGCTCGTGGTCGCGGCCGACTCCATGGTGATGCCGCAGACTGTTGAATGTATTGAACTCGCCAAGCGCGAAAAGGTTCCCATGGTGGTCGCCATCACGAAAATCGACCTTCCGACGGCGAACCCGGACAAGATCCGTACGCAGCTTGCCGAACGCGGCGTGGAAGTGGAACAGTGGGGCGGTTCGACCAGCTGTATCGAAGTTTCCGCCCGTACTGGCCAGGGCATGGACGACTTGCTCGAAACGCTTGCCCTCGAAGCCGAAGTTTTGGAACTCAAGGCCAATCCGGATGCGCATGCGCGCGGTGCCGTGGTGGAATCCAAGCTCGACGTGGGCAAGGGATCCATGGCGACTATCCTCGTGCAGAACGGTACGCTCCATGTGGGTGACCCGTTTGTTTGCGGTATCTATGCCGGCCGTGTGCGTGCCATGTTCAACGAACGTGGCGAGCAGATGAAGGTCGTGCCTCCGTCTTCTCCCTGCCAGGTGCTGGGCTTTGACGGTACTCCGCAGGCCGGTGACGACCTCATTGTGGTGGACGACGAAAAGACGGCCCGCGAAATCGCGAGCAAGCGCCGCATGGCCGCCCGCGAACGCGATCTCCGTGCCCGTAACACCATCACGCTCGAAAACAAATTTAACGAGAAGAAGGACGGCAAGCTCTCCGAACTCAACCTTATCGTCAAAGCCGACGTGGGTGGTTCTGCCGAAGCTTTGGCCGCGTCCCTCGAAAAGCTTACCAACAGGGAAGTCCGCGTGAACATCATCCGCAAGGGTGTCGGTACCATTACAGAATCCGATATCTTGTTCGCAACGACCGCCCAGGCAATCATTATTTCGTTCCACCTGATGCCGTCGCTCTCCGTGCGCGAAATGGCTCAGAAGGAAGGCATCGAAATCCGCAACTACCGCGTGATTTACGACTGTATCGAAGACATCAAGAACGCCGTTGAAGGCCTCCTCAAGCCGACGCTCCGCGAAGAACTCGTGGGCGAAGCCGAAATCCGCCAGGTGTTCAAGGTGCCGAAGGTCGGCCTTATCGCCGGCTGTATGGTTACAGACGGCGAAGTGGACCGCACGAGCCTCGTGCGTGTCTACCGCAACGGCGTGGAACTCGGTTCTACCGCGGTGCAGTCTTTGAAGCGCATGAAGGACGACGTCAAGTCTGTCGCTCGTGGCTTCGAGTGCGGTATCGGCCTCAAGGGTTACGACGATATCAAGGAAGGCGACAGCCTCATCTTCTTCAAGGAAATCAAGGTGGCCCGTACTCTCGAAGACGTGGCTCGCGAAGAAGCCGAAGAGAAGAAGAAGGCCGAAGCCGCTGCCGCTGCTGCAAAGGGTGCTGAATAA